The following coding sequences lie in one Spirosoma sp. KUDC1026 genomic window:
- a CDS encoding DUF167 domain-containing protein → MILSIKVKPGSKVDQIFYDAAGLLTVKIKAPAQEGKANAYLIDFLAKRLGVAKANVTVVAGFTSPHKRIELNVTSEVFERFLSTINRT, encoded by the coding sequence ATGATATTGTCCATAAAAGTGAAGCCCGGCAGCAAAGTAGATCAAATTTTCTACGATGCTGCCGGGCTTCTGACTGTTAAAATAAAAGCGCCCGCTCAGGAAGGCAAAGCAAATGCCTATCTAATTGATTTTCTGGCCAAACGGCTGGGCGTCGCCAAAGCGAACGTAACGGTTGTGGCGGGTTTCACAAGTCCACACAAGCGTATCGAACTGAACGTAACATCAGAAGTCTTCGAGCGTTTTCTGTCAACTATTAATCGAACATAA
- a CDS encoding SDR family oxidoreductase, with amino-acid sequence MKKRILLTGSNGLLGQKLVDLLIQQEGIELTATARGDNRLPYSDGYTYRSMDITDRQQVLDVISDVRPDAVIHTAAMTDVDKCELQKDACWAQNVQAVEYLVEACGNTDAFLLHVSTDFIFDGTAGPYDETAEGNPISFYGWSKYAAEKVVIHSNLRWAIARTVLVYGIAHDMSRSNIILWVKKSLEDGKNIKVVTDQWRSPTLAEDLAMGCYLIADKEAKGIFNISGKEVLTPYDMAIKTADYFGLDKSLIAQADASTFTQTARRPPRTGFTLDKSQRELGYNPHTFEAGIAVLAGQLQQPA; translated from the coding sequence ATGAAAAAACGAATTCTTCTCACCGGCTCGAACGGGCTTCTGGGTCAGAAATTAGTTGACTTGCTCATTCAGCAGGAAGGCATCGAACTTACGGCTACCGCCCGGGGCGACAACCGTCTTCCCTACTCAGACGGTTATACGTACCGGTCGATGGACATTACGGATCGGCAGCAGGTCCTGGATGTTATCAGCGACGTACGGCCGGATGCAGTTATCCACACGGCCGCTATGACTGACGTGGATAAGTGTGAATTACAGAAAGATGCCTGCTGGGCGCAGAACGTTCAGGCGGTGGAATACCTGGTTGAAGCCTGTGGGAACACAGACGCATTCCTGCTGCACGTATCGACCGACTTCATTTTCGATGGTACGGCTGGCCCTTACGACGAAACGGCAGAAGGTAATCCAATCAGTTTTTACGGCTGGAGCAAGTACGCAGCCGAGAAAGTAGTCATTCATTCGAACCTCCGCTGGGCCATTGCCCGTACGGTACTGGTGTATGGCATTGCCCACGATATGAGCCGCAGCAACATCATCCTGTGGGTGAAGAAATCGCTGGAGGACGGCAAGAATATCAAAGTCGTTACGGATCAGTGGCGGAGCCCAACACTGGCCGAAGATCTGGCTATGGGTTGCTACCTGATTGCTGACAAAGAAGCCAAAGGTATCTTTAATATCTCGGGCAAAGAAGTTCTGACGCCCTACGACATGGCGATTAAAACCGCCGATTATTTTGGACTGGACAAGTCGCTAATCGCGCAGGCCGACGCATCGACGTTCACGCAGACCGCCCGTCGTCCACCCCGTACCGGTTTCACTCTGGACAAGTCGCAGCGTGAACTGGGCTACAACCCACATACCTTCGAAGCAGGAATCGCCGTACTGGCTGGCCAGTTGCAGCAACCCGCATGA
- a CDS encoding DUF2480 family protein, translating into METEIINRVAGSGLVTLNLEDYYASGDRVLYDLKDNLFMGLILKEKDFRAFLKEHDWSQYAGKHVAITCTEDAIIPTWAYMLLTLQLQPYAKSIVYGSLTDLEEKLYFDAIASIDVADYQDARVVVKGCSDVPVPVAAYVELTRVLRPVVQSLLFGEPCSTVPLYKRPKQA; encoded by the coding sequence ATGGAAACAGAAATTATTAACCGGGTGGCCGGCAGCGGCCTCGTTACGCTGAATCTCGAAGACTATTACGCTTCCGGCGACCGGGTGCTATATGACCTGAAAGACAACCTCTTTATGGGTCTGATTCTGAAAGAAAAAGACTTCCGGGCCTTTTTGAAAGAACACGACTGGAGCCAGTACGCGGGCAAACACGTGGCCATCACCTGCACTGAAGATGCGATCATTCCAACCTGGGCGTATATGTTACTGACGTTACAGTTGCAGCCCTACGCCAAGTCGATCGTTTACGGTTCGCTCACAGATCTGGAAGAAAAATTATATTTCGACGCCATTGCCAGCATTGATGTAGCCGACTATCAGGATGCCCGGGTGGTTGTCAAAGGTTGTTCGGATGTGCCCGTTCCCGTAGCGGCTTACGTAGAGCTCACCCGCGTATTACGTCCTGTAGTGCAAAGTCTGCTGTTTGGCGAACCGTGCAGTACGGTGCCTTTGTACAAACGCCCAAAGCAGGCGTAA
- a CDS encoding ABC transporter ATP-binding protein has protein sequence MLSTHQLTFAYGPAKQFAFPDVHCANREALLILGRSGTGKTTFLHLLALLLKPKSGSVTINQTDLTQLSAAETAAFRAKHVGIVYQKPHFVSSLSVMDNLLMANYLANKPQDRDRARSLAQQLGFGDHLDKRTHQLSQGEQQRVSIARSVMNQPDLILADEPTSSLDDENTDRVIKLLTEQSEQIGASLVVVTHDQRLKDVFPNRVNL, from the coding sequence ATGCTGTCAACTCACCAACTTACGTTTGCGTACGGCCCTGCCAAACAGTTCGCTTTTCCTGATGTTCACTGCGCCAATCGCGAAGCGCTGCTGATTCTGGGCCGGTCGGGAACGGGCAAAACAACCTTCCTGCATCTACTCGCCTTGTTGCTGAAGCCAAAGAGCGGTTCCGTCACTATAAACCAGACCGATCTAACACAGCTCAGCGCGGCCGAAACGGCTGCCTTCCGGGCCAAGCACGTAGGCATCGTTTACCAGAAACCTCATTTCGTCAGTTCGTTGTCCGTCATGGATAATTTACTGATGGCCAATTACCTGGCGAACAAACCTCAGGACCGGGATCGGGCGCGCAGTCTGGCCCAGCAACTGGGTTTTGGCGATCACCTCGATAAGCGAACGCACCAGCTCAGCCAGGGCGAGCAACAGCGGGTTAGCATTGCCCGTTCGGTGATGAACCAGCCGGATCTGATTCTGGCCGACGAACCTACGTCCAGCCTCGACGATGAAAATACAGATCGGGTTATTAAACTGCTTACCGAACAATCTGAGCAGATCGGCGCCAGCCTGGTGGTAGTAACGCACGACCAGCGCCTGAAAGACGTTTTCCCGAATCGCGTCAATCTCTAA
- a CDS encoding M28 family peptidase, whose product MKLASTLLLLASIPASVSIAQPRPKASTSLPEYTISRAEVEAHTYFLASDELMGRRTGEAGNRVAARYIAEQFRLYGLKTPPGQEGYLQTIPFEKIRAASSATLLIGNDTLKLGKELVVMAGNPTNVTGEVVYVGYGLTDGEDGYKGRDLKGRIVVAQGGSPDAKSPREIFSAAEAKRKLAAEKGVAALIELYSESIPWGFVNQYFNREQITSAMPAGPNAPAHLWINNANNKYKQLKESGQTVTLRTSGRERAAAPSANVAGIIEGTDPKLKNEYIILSAHYDHVGVGKQGGSAYEPSDSIFNGARDNAFGTVAILESAKVLAQQRPKRSVLVVALTGEEVGLLGSRYYAEHPLVPLKQTIFDLNTDGAGYNDTTIVSVIGLERTGAKAEIEAGAKTFGLSVFAEPAPEQGLFDRSDNVAFAAKGIPAPTFSPGFKAFDDAIGKYYHQAIDNPESLNYNYVQRFCQAFAHTARLIANRANRPQWIAGDKYEAAGKALYGQ is encoded by the coding sequence ATGAAACTAGCTTCTACCTTGCTTCTGCTGGCGTCAATTCCAGCCTCTGTAAGCATAGCCCAGCCCCGACCTAAAGCCTCGACATCACTCCCCGAATATACCATCAGCCGCGCTGAGGTTGAAGCACACACGTACTTTCTGGCCTCCGATGAACTGATGGGCCGTCGGACCGGTGAAGCGGGTAACCGCGTGGCGGCCCGGTATATTGCCGAGCAGTTCCGGCTCTATGGCCTCAAGACACCACCGGGCCAGGAAGGCTATTTACAGACAATTCCTTTTGAAAAAATCAGAGCGGCCAGTTCAGCTACGCTGCTGATTGGGAACGATACACTGAAACTGGGAAAAGAGCTGGTCGTTATGGCCGGTAACCCCACCAACGTAACGGGCGAAGTAGTATATGTTGGCTACGGCCTGACCGACGGCGAAGACGGCTACAAAGGCCGCGACCTGAAAGGACGTATTGTCGTGGCGCAGGGCGGCTCGCCCGACGCAAAAAGCCCGCGCGAGATCTTTTCAGCGGCCGAGGCCAAACGTAAATTGGCTGCGGAGAAAGGCGTAGCCGCTCTTATCGAACTCTACAGCGAGTCGATTCCCTGGGGATTTGTCAATCAGTATTTCAACCGCGAGCAGATTACGTCTGCTATGCCCGCCGGTCCAAATGCGCCCGCTCACCTCTGGATCAACAACGCCAACAATAAATACAAGCAATTGAAAGAATCCGGCCAGACCGTTACGTTACGTACGTCGGGCCGCGAGCGGGCTGCCGCTCCTTCGGCCAATGTTGCAGGTATCATCGAAGGTACCGACCCAAAACTCAAGAACGAGTACATTATTCTGTCGGCCCACTACGATCACGTTGGCGTGGGCAAACAGGGCGGTAGTGCTTACGAACCCAGTGATAGTATTTTCAACGGGGCACGGGACAATGCCTTCGGTACGGTTGCGATTCTGGAATCGGCTAAAGTTCTGGCCCAGCAACGCCCTAAACGGTCGGTACTGGTTGTGGCGCTGACGGGCGAAGAAGTTGGCTTGCTGGGTAGTCGCTACTACGCGGAACATCCGCTGGTGCCGCTAAAACAAACGATTTTCGATCTGAATACCGATGGGGCGGGTTATAACGACACGACGATTGTCTCAGTAATCGGGCTGGAGCGGACCGGTGCCAAAGCCGAAATTGAAGCAGGGGCTAAAACTTTTGGCCTGAGTGTTTTCGCAGAACCCGCGCCCGAACAGGGCCTGTTTGACCGGTCGGACAACGTAGCGTTTGCGGCAAAGGGCATTCCGGCACCAACGTTCTCGCCAGGGTTCAAAGCTTTTGATGATGCGATTGGCAAGTATTACCACCAAGCCATTGACAACCCTGAATCGCTGAATTACAATTACGTGCAACGCTTCTGCCAGGCGTTCGCGCATACCGCCCGTCTGATTGCCAACCGGGCCAATCGGCCGCAATGGATAGCCGGCGATAAGTATGAAGCCGCCGGGAAAGCGCTCTACGGTCAATAA
- a CDS encoding DUF4834 domain-containing protein — MLLKYLFIITLIILFVPPVRRFVFYLLVGRQLVNEQKQQNIKNQRREGDIRVDRQPGKNNGQRQSDGEYVDYEEVK; from the coding sequence ATGCTGCTCAAATATCTGTTCATCATCACGCTTATCATCCTGTTTGTACCACCCGTTCGCCGGTTTGTATTTTACCTGCTCGTTGGGCGGCAGCTGGTCAATGAACAGAAGCAGCAGAACATTAAGAACCAGCGCCGGGAAGGCGACATTCGGGTCGATCGTCAGCCAGGCAAGAACAACGGCCAGCGCCAGTCAGACGGCGAGTATGTCGATTACGAAGAAGTCAAATAG
- a CDS encoding peptidylprolyl isomerase: protein MKQLIYFLLLVPVLSLAQNRKKKDYLVTLQTDYGPVHLVLYDQTPKHKENFIKLVNDKFYDGLLFHRIISAFMIQGGDPKSRQVKAGEPLGSGDIGYRIPAEFVPTLFHKKGALAAARDNNPEKASSGCQFYIVQGKTWDDEGLQKQVDRIQSLKGHVPTLEQKQVYQTLGGTPHLDGNYTVFGEVIDGLAIVDSIAKQPRDAQDRPKKDIHMSMTGDWVKKKKITKQFGYRYQ from the coding sequence ATGAAACAGCTTATTTATTTTCTCCTGTTGGTTCCGGTGTTATCACTAGCCCAGAATCGCAAAAAGAAAGATTACCTCGTTACGCTCCAGACCGACTACGGCCCCGTGCACCTGGTACTATACGACCAGACGCCCAAGCATAAAGAAAACTTTATCAAGCTCGTGAACGATAAGTTTTACGACGGGCTATTGTTTCACCGGATCATCTCTGCCTTTATGATCCAGGGGGGTGATCCCAAATCCAGACAGGTAAAAGCCGGTGAACCACTCGGCAGTGGCGACATTGGCTATCGCATCCCGGCGGAATTCGTACCGACGCTTTTTCACAAAAAAGGGGCTTTAGCGGCTGCCCGTGATAATAATCCGGAGAAAGCTTCCAGTGGTTGTCAATTCTACATCGTACAGGGCAAAACCTGGGATGATGAAGGACTACAGAAGCAGGTCGATCGTATTCAGAGCCTGAAAGGGCATGTGCCGACCCTGGAGCAGAAACAAGTCTACCAAACCCTCGGCGGAACGCCCCACCTCGACGGTAACTACACCGTTTTTGGCGAGGTTATTGACGGACTGGCCATTGTGGATAGCATTGCCAAACAACCCCGCGACGCGCAGGATCGTCCCAAGAAAGACATTCACATGAGCATGACGGGTGACTGGGTTAAGAAAAAGAAAATTACCAAACAGTTCGGCTATCGGTATCAATAG
- a CDS encoding DUF6044 family protein has product MSRSSLAARQSTQLTSSEQNYLTIALALLGLYVLPYVWLGEGAHLTVHDNLDSDFLYLYLLKITNTAFDFDLNTIIPNVMSGGPSAGIPRSAFRTGLNLEVLSFYLLPPYTAQVVNFIAVHGIGFLGMFLLLRKHVLPETNWVLTRVALAFLFALVPGYIVHGASVSGQPLLLYAFLNLLSRTIKPRWTDWLVITLFPFYSFFVWAGLFICIVLGGIGVVVMYRRGAVQWRYVVGLALLSVLYLVSEWELIYGFIHERYISQRIEFDYSRLRSMKVIDSLRRSADLFVWPMFNTGAFLTLGILALALAGAWRAYRKQDTQALKWLIGLPVLAGIFCLIHGFYHYLVVDLGTSWLGLKLRVFQFDRFYFMLPTLWFYLFALALRQFRNERTISQLVLAGQLILMIVANKEWLINVGKMAGIVTEAQYPSYRAFFAERQFARIRNYIAQPQSDYRVICLGMHPSVAQYNGFYTLDSYQNNYPLAYKHAFRRIIATELAKGTPKMRAYYDAYACRAYLYTAELGMNYLFGKTENRDVKRLQINTSALAAMGGKYLISAVPIRNATQNRLVLQQIVNDSESYWKIWLYKVDVAKR; this is encoded by the coding sequence ATGTCCCGCTCGTCTTTAGCCGCCAGGCAATCTACGCAACTAACCAGTTCTGAACAGAATTATCTGACAATTGCGCTTGCCCTGCTGGGGCTGTACGTATTGCCCTATGTCTGGCTCGGGGAAGGCGCTCATCTGACGGTTCATGATAATCTGGACAGCGATTTTCTGTACCTGTACCTGCTGAAGATCACGAACACGGCCTTTGATTTCGATCTGAATACGATCATTCCAAACGTAATGAGTGGCGGCCCGTCGGCCGGAATCCCGCGCTCGGCTTTTCGGACGGGGCTGAATCTGGAAGTACTCTCGTTTTATCTGCTGCCGCCTTATACGGCGCAGGTCGTCAATTTTATAGCTGTCCACGGCATTGGCTTCTTGGGCATGTTTCTACTGCTGCGGAAACACGTCCTGCCCGAAACAAACTGGGTACTAACCCGCGTGGCGCTGGCTTTTCTGTTCGCCCTGGTGCCGGGTTACATCGTTCATGGCGCTTCGGTAAGCGGACAGCCGCTGCTGTTATACGCCTTTCTGAATCTGCTTTCCCGAACGATAAAACCCCGCTGGACAGACTGGCTGGTTATTACCTTGTTCCCGTTCTACTCGTTCTTCGTCTGGGCCGGACTGTTTATCTGCATTGTGCTGGGGGGGATTGGAGTTGTTGTGATGTACCGGCGCGGGGCAGTTCAGTGGCGTTACGTAGTGGGACTGGCTTTGTTGTCGGTGCTTTATCTGGTAAGCGAGTGGGAATTGATTTACGGCTTCATCCATGAACGCTATATCTCGCAACGTATCGAGTTTGATTATAGCCGACTGCGGTCGATGAAAGTCATCGATAGCTTACGCAGAAGTGCCGATCTGTTCGTCTGGCCGATGTTCAATACCGGCGCTTTTCTGACGCTGGGTATTCTGGCACTAGCGTTGGCGGGGGCCTGGCGTGCCTACCGGAAACAGGATACGCAGGCGCTGAAATGGCTGATTGGCTTACCCGTCCTGGCGGGCATTTTTTGCCTGATTCACGGCTTTTACCACTACCTCGTTGTTGATCTGGGCACCAGCTGGCTGGGCTTGAAACTGCGGGTTTTCCAGTTCGACCGTTTCTACTTCATGCTACCTACGCTCTGGTTTTACCTGTTTGCACTGGCGCTGCGGCAGTTCAGAAACGAGCGAACGATTAGTCAACTAGTGCTGGCGGGGCAACTGATTTTAATGATCGTTGCTAATAAGGAATGGCTGATCAACGTGGGTAAAATGGCGGGTATTGTAACCGAAGCGCAGTATCCGTCTTATCGGGCGTTCTTCGCCGAGCGGCAGTTTGCCCGAATCCGAAATTACATTGCCCAGCCGCAATCCGATTACCGGGTTATCTGCCTGGGCATGCATCCGTCTGTGGCCCAGTACAACGGCTTTTACACACTGGACAGTTACCAGAATAACTATCCACTGGCTTACAAACATGCGTTTCGCCGGATAATTGCCACCGAACTGGCAAAGGGAACCCCTAAAATGCGGGCCTATTACGATGCCTACGCTTGTCGGGCGTATCTCTATACGGCTGAACTGGGAATGAATTACCTGTTCGGGAAAACCGAAAACCGTGACGTGAAGCGTTTGCAGATTAATACGTCGGCGCTGGCTGCGATGGGAGGGAAGTACCTGATCTCAGCAGTCCCCATCCGGAATGCTACTCAAAACCGGCTTGTCCTGCAGCAGATCGTCAACGATTCGGAGAGCTACTGGAAAATATGGCTGTATAAAGTGGACGTGGCAAAAAGATAA
- a CDS encoding phosphoribosylglycinamide formyltransferase yields MKRIALFASGSGSNAEKIAAYLANQSEITISFVLSNNPKAGVIDRARRGFNAGQHVPVILFDRKTFYETERITQLLRDQEIDLIVLAGFMWLMPAGLVQAFPNKIVNIHPALLPKFGGKGMYGHFVHEAVVAAGETESGITIHYVNEHYDEGQIIFQASCAVAPTDSPEDVARNVQVLEHEHYPRVVAELLA; encoded by the coding sequence GTGAAACGAATTGCTCTGTTTGCTTCTGGCTCCGGTAGTAACGCCGAAAAAATTGCTGCGTATCTGGCCAATCAGTCCGAAATCACGATATCGTTCGTTCTATCGAACAACCCCAAAGCCGGGGTGATCGACCGGGCGCGTCGTGGTTTTAACGCCGGGCAGCACGTACCGGTCATCCTGTTCGACCGGAAAACATTTTACGAAACGGAGCGGATTACGCAGCTTCTGCGGGATCAGGAAATAGATTTGATCGTATTAGCGGGATTCATGTGGCTTATGCCTGCTGGGCTGGTGCAGGCATTTCCGAATAAAATTGTCAACATTCACCCGGCCTTGCTACCCAAATTTGGTGGAAAAGGAATGTACGGCCATTTTGTGCACGAGGCTGTCGTGGCGGCTGGCGAAACAGAGTCAGGAATCACCATCCATTACGTCAACGAGCACTACGACGAGGGGCAGATTATTTTTCAGGCCAGTTGCGCCGTGGCCCCAACCGACTCGCCGGAGGACGTAGCACGGAACGTTCAGGTGCTGGAACACGAGCACTACCCGCGCGTGGTTGCTGAACTGCTGGCTTAA
- the dnaN gene encoding DNA polymerase III subunit beta — protein MKFIVSSSVLLKNLQNINGVVATNPIVPILENFLFRIDVDENAAGGTLTVTASDLQTTMTTQIPVEASESGSIAIPAKLLLDTLRSLPEQPVTVNIDTDTFGTEILTDNGRYKLSGENPIDFPKLPTVSKTMGVEMPSEVLLAAINNTVFATSTDDLRPAMTGVFLQMNTDNATFVATDGHRLIRYRRTDLNAAASSSIIIPRKALQLLKASLPEGIPVTAEFSQANASFTFGPTQLICRLIDERFPDYENAIPTNNPNVMTIGRTDLLNSLKRIMIYANRTTHQIRLSLKTNSLTISAEDLDYSNEANEKLLCDYDGDAMEIGFNAKLMAEVLSNLSAKMISLELSAPNRAGLLIPADKEENEDILMLVMPVMLNTYA, from the coding sequence ATGAAGTTTATCGTTTCTTCTTCTGTCCTGCTCAAGAACCTCCAGAATATAAATGGTGTGGTGGCCACGAACCCCATCGTGCCTATCCTTGAAAATTTCCTGTTCCGTATCGACGTTGACGAAAATGCCGCGGGCGGAACCCTGACCGTAACCGCGTCGGACCTGCAGACGACGATGACGACGCAGATTCCGGTAGAAGCCAGCGAAAGCGGTTCGATCGCTATCCCGGCGAAACTGCTGCTGGATACGCTGCGCAGTTTGCCCGAACAGCCCGTAACGGTCAACATCGACACGGATACGTTTGGCACCGAAATTCTGACCGATAATGGCCGGTACAAACTGTCGGGCGAGAACCCGATTGATTTCCCGAAACTGCCGACCGTGAGCAAAACCATGGGTGTTGAAATGCCATCGGAAGTTTTGTTAGCCGCGATCAACAATACGGTTTTCGCGACAAGTACCGACGACTTGCGTCCAGCGATGACGGGGGTGTTTCTGCAGATGAATACCGACAACGCTACGTTCGTTGCCACGGATGGACACCGCCTGATCCGCTATCGCCGGACGGATCTGAACGCGGCTGCCAGTTCGTCGATCATCATTCCTCGTAAGGCGCTGCAACTGCTGAAGGCGTCGCTGCCAGAAGGTATCCCCGTTACGGCTGAATTCAGCCAGGCGAACGCGTCGTTCACATTCGGGCCAACGCAACTGATCTGCCGCCTGATCGACGAGCGTTTCCCGGATTACGAAAATGCCATCCCGACCAACAATCCAAACGTAATGACGATTGGCCGGACTGATCTGCTGAACTCGCTGAAGCGGATTATGATCTACGCCAACCGGACGACACACCAGATTCGTCTGTCGCTGAAAACCAACTCGCTGACCATCTCGGCCGAAGATCTGGATTACTCGAACGAAGCCAACGAGAAACTTCTCTGCGATTACGACGGTGATGCCATGGAAATCGGCTTCAACGCCAAGTTGATGGCCGAGGTGCTCAGCAACCTGAGCGCAAAAATGATCAGTCTGGAACTGTCGGCACCAAACCGGGCCGGCCTGCTGATTCCGGCTGACAAAGAAGAAAACGAAGATATCCTGATGCTGGTGATGCCAGTGATGTTGAATACATACGCATAG
- a CDS encoding LysR family transcriptional regulator, with translation MLDFRLHVFYTVAKRLSFTKAAAELFVTQPAITKHIQELENQFGTALFDRRGNQISLTKAGEVFLRHAETIVATYRQLEFDINALKGKSGGTLRLGASSTVAQYVIPPVLARFRERTADVTVSLLSGNTEQIEQQLLNKDIDLGLVEGRTHHSDIRYTPFVKDELVLVCRPDHPLADFDEITLDDLKTIPILLRERGSGSLEVVEHALRRAGLRLTDLTIEMQLGSTESIKSYLSSSRCMAFVSVFAVQDELRAGSLKILDIQGLSIQRDFYSIQLQGVNEGLADTFMRFARHHYRNEGS, from the coding sequence ATGCTCGATTTTCGTCTGCACGTTTTTTACACCGTCGCCAAGCGGCTCAGCTTCACCAAAGCTGCGGCCGAACTGTTCGTTACGCAGCCCGCCATCACCAAACATATTCAGGAATTGGAAAACCAGTTCGGAACGGCTCTCTTCGACCGACGTGGTAATCAGATCAGCCTGACCAAAGCCGGAGAGGTGTTCTTGCGTCATGCCGAAACAATCGTCGCTACCTACCGGCAACTGGAATTCGACATCAACGCGCTGAAGGGGAAATCGGGCGGCACGCTTCGACTAGGGGCCAGCAGTACCGTAGCGCAGTACGTCATTCCGCCCGTGCTGGCCCGTTTCCGCGAACGTACCGCCGACGTAACAGTCTCTTTATTGAGCGGGAACACAGAACAGATTGAGCAGCAACTTCTCAATAAGGACATCGATCTGGGGCTGGTTGAAGGCCGAACGCACCATAGCGATATTCGCTACACGCCATTCGTGAAGGACGAACTGGTACTAGTCTGTCGCCCCGATCATCCGCTCGCCGATTTCGACGAAATCACGCTCGACGATCTGAAAACCATTCCCATTCTGCTGCGCGAACGGGGCTCGGGATCACTGGAGGTGGTTGAGCACGCCCTACGGCGGGCAGGCCTGCGCCTGACAGATCTGACGATCGAGATGCAGCTGGGCAGTACTGAAAGCATCAAATCCTACCTCAGCAGTTCGCGCTGTATGGCGTTCGTGTCAGTCTTTGCGGTGCAGGACGAGTTACGGGCTGGGAGCCTGAAAATTCTGGATATTCAGGGACTAAGTATTCAGCGGGATTTTTATTCAATTCAGCTACAGGGCGTGAACGAAGGGCTGGCCGATACGTTCATGCGTTTTGCCCGGCATCATTACCGGAACGAGGGCAGCTAA
- a CDS encoding UDP-N-acetylglucosamine 4,6-dehydratase family protein — MISLLPAQALSPLSLFLSAMVFAVSFWPGPRSTTFRHFLRMTFRRRSQRRGVAPSFTPQLSGPSFNQVSDPKSEHFIRDQTVLITGAAGSIGSELVRQVLQQKPSQVILIDQAESALYTLEATLRQEYDSAVNVVVQIANITDAGRIHRIFATYRPALVFHAAAYKHVPLMEQHPYEAINVNVLGTQLVADMAVRFAVQKFVLISTDKAVNPTSVMGATKRLAEMYVQGLNQQSATRFVVTRFGNVLDSSGSVLPLFRQQIARGGPVTVTHPHVTRYFMTIPEACHLVLEAVILGSGGEVFVFDMGEPVRIADLARQLIQAAGYEVNTTIKLTFTGLRPGEKLHEELLHTTETALLTRHPRIQAARLETPDAYQTQRALRELARILPYADDSTLVQFLQKVVPEYTSRNPLYGQRDFMLSTRSVLNCIAPVVKESESMPIHP, encoded by the coding sequence ATGATTTCTCTGCTCCCCGCCCAAGCGCTGAGTCCACTGTCGCTGTTTCTGTCAGCCATGGTTTTCGCCGTCAGCTTTTGGCCAGGTCCACGCTCCACAACGTTTCGGCATTTCCTCCGGATGACTTTCCGCCGTCGGAGTCAACGACGAGGAGTCGCCCCCTCATTTACTCCGCAGCTCTCCGGTCCCTCCTTCAACCAGGTTTCAGATCCAAAGTCAGAGCATTTTATCCGCGACCAGACGGTGCTCATTACCGGCGCAGCAGGGTCGATTGGTAGCGAACTGGTTCGGCAGGTGTTGCAACAGAAACCCAGCCAGGTTATTCTAATCGATCAGGCAGAGTCGGCGCTCTACACGCTGGAGGCAACCCTACGTCAGGAATATGACAGCGCTGTCAACGTAGTGGTGCAGATTGCCAATATCACTGATGCAGGCCGGATACACCGGATCTTTGCTACGTACCGACCCGCCCTTGTCTTTCACGCGGCCGCCTACAAGCATGTACCATTGATGGAGCAACACCCTTACGAAGCCATCAACGTGAATGTGCTGGGAACCCAGCTCGTTGCAGACATGGCGGTTCGCTTTGCCGTGCAGAAATTCGTCCTGATCTCCACCGATAAAGCGGTCAACCCAACCAGCGTTATGGGTGCGACTAAACGTCTGGCCGAAATGTATGTCCAGGGACTTAACCAACAGTCAGCCACGCGCTTCGTGGTAACCCGGTTTGGCAATGTGCTGGACTCCAGTGGATCAGTTCTGCCCCTGTTCAGGCAGCAGATAGCCCGCGGAGGGCCGGTAACCGTAACACATCCACACGTTACCCGTTATTTCATGACTATTCCGGAAGCCTGTCACCTCGTGCTGGAAGCCGTTATTCTCGGCAGCGGTGGCGAAGTATTTGTGTTCGATATGGGCGAACCCGTTCGTATCGCCGATCTGGCCCGGCAATTAATTCAGGCCGCGGGTTATGAGGTCAATACAACTATCAAACTGACATTCACCGGGCTGCGTCCGGGGGAGAAACTACACGAAGAGTTGTTGCATACCACAGAAACGGCACTCCTCACCCGTCACCCCCGCATCCAGGCTGCCCGGCTAGAAACGCCGGATGCTTATCAAACCCAGCGTGCCTTACGGGAGCTGGCTCGCATATTACCCTATGCAGACGATAGTACACTGGTGCAGTTTTTACAGAAAGTCGTTCCTGAATACACAAGTCGAAATCCGTTGTATGGTCAACGAGATTTTATGTTATCTACCAGGAGTGTTCTCAACTGCATCGCGCCTGTTGTTAAGGAAAGTGAATCGATGCCGATTCATCCGTAA